The following are from one region of the Nicotiana tomentosiformis chromosome 7, ASM39032v3, whole genome shotgun sequence genome:
- the LOC138895418 gene encoding zinc finger BED domain-containing protein RICESLEEPER 1-like — translation MAENMTLDKVIGESGASNSNSTIQSQSVQLTVRKERKKRSRAWDHFDQIVDSEGNKKGVCKYCKREYFADTKYNGTKALLTHMANCKKIPLNVETSQSKLAFQPVPGDNKGDIAVVPWKYDQEQWRKALCSMVIIDELPFSFVKMEGFINFMKVAQPFFRIPSRRTMTRDCFDRFN, via the coding sequence ATGGCTGAAAATATGACACTTGATAAGGTGATTGGTGAAAGTGGAGCTTCTAATTCAAATTCCACGATACAATCTCAATCAGTTCAGTTGACGGTaaggaaagaaaggaaaaaaaggtCTCGTGCATGGGATCATTTTGACCAAATTGTTGATTCTGAAGGAAATAAAAAGGGTGTCTGTAAATATTGCAAAAGAGAATATTTTGCTGATACAAAATATAATGGTACGAAAGCATTGCTTACTCATATGGCCAATTGTAAAAAAATACCTTTAAATGTTGAAACAAGTCAATCAAAATTAGCCTTTCAACCTGTTCCGGGGGATAATAAGGGTGATATAGCTGTTGTTCCTTGGAAATATGATCAAGAACAATGGAGGAAGGCTTTGTGTAGTATGGTGATTATTGATGAACTTCCTTTCAGCTTTGTTAAAATGGAAGGTTTTATAAATTTTATGAAAGTTGCACAACCTTTTTTTCGAATTCCTTCCCGTAGAACTATGACTCGGGACTGTTTTGATCGTTTCAATTAG